The following proteins come from a genomic window of Ailuropoda melanoleuca isolate Jingjing chromosome 2, ASM200744v2, whole genome shotgun sequence:
- the GPR61 gene encoding G-protein coupled receptor 61: MESSPIPQSSGNSSTLGRVPQTPGPSTASGVPEVGLRDVASESVALFFMLLLDLIAVAGNAAVMAVIAKTPALRKFVFVFHLCLVDLLAALTLMPLAMLSSSALFDHDLFGEVACRLYLFLSVCFVSLAILSVSAINVERYYYVVHPMRYEVRMTLGLVASVLVGVWVKALAMASVPVLGRVSWEEGAPSIPPGCSLQWSRSAYCQLFVVVFAVLYFLLPLLLILVVYCSMFRVARVAALQHGPLPTWMETPRQRSESLSSRSTMVTSSGAPQTTPHRTFGGGKAAVVLLAVGGQFLLCWLPYFSFHLYVALSAQPISTGQVENVVTWIGYFCFTSNPFFYGCLNRQIRGELSKQFVCFFKPAPEEELRLPSREGSIEENFLQFLQGTGCPTESWVSRPLPSPKQETPAVDFRIPGQIAEETSEFLEQQLTSDIIMSDSYLRPAPSPRLES, from the coding sequence ATGGagtcctctcccatcccccagtCATCGGGGAACTCTTCCACTCTGGGGAGGGTCCCTCAAACCCCGGGTCCGTCTACTGCCAGTGGGGTCCCAGAAGTGGGGCTGCGGGACGTGGCCTCGGAATCTGTGGCCCTCTTCTTCATGCTCCTGCTGGACTTGATTGCTGTGGCCGGCAATGCTGCTGTGATGGCCGTTATCGCCAAGACACCCGCCCTCCGAAAATTTGTCTTCGTCTTCCACCTCTGCCTGGTGGACCTGCTGGCCGCCCTGACCCTCATGCCCCTGGCCATGctctccagctctgccctcttTGACCATGACCTCTTCGGGGAGGTCGCCTGCCGCCTCTACTTGTTCCTGAGCGTATGCTTTGTTAGCCTGGCCATTCTCTCGGTGTCGGCCATCAACGTGGAGCGCTACTATTATGTCGTCCACCCCATGCGCTACGAGGTGCGCATGACGCTGGGGCTGGTGGCCTCGGTGTTGGTGGGCGTGTGGGTGAAAGCCTTGGCCATGGCTTCTGTGCCGGTGTTGGGAAGGGTCTCCTGGGAGGAGGGAGCTCCCAGCATCCCCCCAGGCTGCTCACTCCAATGGAGCCGCAGTGCCTACTGCCAGCTTTTCGTGGTGGTCTTTGCCGTCCTTTACTTCTTGTTGCCTCTTCTCCTCATCCTTGTGGTCTACTGCAGCATGTTCCGAGTAGCCCGAGTGGCTGCCCTGCAGCACGGACCGCTGCCCACATGGATGGAGACACCCCGGCAACGCTCTGAGTCTCTCAGCAGCCGCTCCACTATGGTCACCAGCTCGGGGGCACCCCAGACGACCCCGCACCGGACGTTCGGGGGAGGGAAGGCTGCCGTGGTCCTCCTGGCCGTGGGGGGACAGTTCCTGCTCTGCTGGTTGCCCTACTTTTCTTTCCACCTCTACGTGGCCCTGAGTGCTCAGCCCATTTCGACCGGGCAGGTGGAGAATGTGGTGACCTGGATTGGCTACTTCTGCTTCACGTCCAACCCGTTCTTTTATGGATGCCTCAACCGGCAGATCCGGGGGGAGCTCAGCAAGCAGTTTGTCTGCTTCTTCAAGCCAGCTCCAGAGGAGGAGCTGAGGCTACCTAGCCGGGAGGGCTCCATTGAGGAGAACTTTCTGCAGTTCCTTCAGGGTACAGGATGTCCCACGGAGTCCTGGGTTTCCcgacccctccccagccccaagcAGGAGACACCTGCTGTGGACTTTCGAATTCCAGGCCAGATAGCTGAAGAGACCTCTGAGTTCCTGGAGCAACAACTCACCAGCGACATCATCATGTCGGACAGCTACCTCCGTCCCGCCCCCTCGCCTCGACTGGAATCATGA